The following are from one region of the Nicotiana tomentosiformis chromosome 7, ASM39032v3, whole genome shotgun sequence genome:
- the LOC104105565 gene encoding oligoribonuclease-like isoform X1 yields the protein MYQISNAFSLLNLDVEDSQDETRTDITNGATGRVNRKGKGKDKYGSPGEMEVLEHEKGDQKSVSAEYKLPLVWIDLEMTGLNIEVDRILEIACVVTDGNLTNSIEGPDLVINQPKECLDKMGEWCQEHHAASGLTERVLKSTVTEEEAEKQVIEFVKRNIGTYTPLLAGNSVYVDFQFLKKYMPNLASLFSHVLVDVSSVKALCVRWFPRDSKKAPKKECKHRAMDDIKESIAELKYFKEHIFKASKSNK from the exons ATGTATCAAATCTCAAATGCCTTTTCATTGCTAAATTTGGATGTTGAAGATAGCCAGGATGAAACCCGAACTGATATTACTAATGGGGCCACCGGTAGAGTAAACAGAAAAG GTAAAGGGAAAGACAAATATGGCAGCCCAGGAGAGATGGAAGTACTTGAACATGAAAAAGGGGATCAGAAGTCAGTTTCAGCAGAGTACAAATTGCCTCTTGTATGGATTGACCTGGAGATGACCG GTTTGAATATTGAAGTTGATAGGATATTGGAGATTGCTTGTGTAGTTACAGATGGAAATTTGACGAATTCAATTGAG GGTCCGGATTTGGTTATAAATCAACCTAAGGAGTGTCTAGACAAAATGGGTGAATGGTGTCAAGAGCATCATGCagctagtg GTTTGACTGAGAGGGTGCTTAAGAGTACGGTCACTGAAGAAGAAGCTGAGAAACAG GTTATTGAATTTGTCAAGAGAAACATTGGCACATATACACCATTACTAGCAGGAAATTCAGTCTACGTGGATTTTCAATTTTTGAAG AAATACATGCCGAATCTGGCTAGTCTTTTTTCACATGTACTAGTTGATGTCAGCAGTGTCAAGGCATTGTGTGTTCGTTGGTTTCCAAGAG ATAGCAAAAAGGCTCCTAAAAAGGAATGCAAGCATAGAGCTATGGATGACATTAAGGAGAGCATAGCAGAACTCAAATACTTCAAGGAACACATATTCAAGGCCTCCAAGTCTAATAAGTGA
- the LOC104105565 gene encoding oligoribonuclease-like isoform X2 translates to MYQISNAFSLLNLDVEDSQDETRTDITNGATGRVNRKGKGKDKYGSPGEMEVLEHEKGDQKSVSAEYKLPLVWIDLEMTGLNIEVDRILEIACVVTDGNLTNSIEGPDLVINQPKECLDKMGEWCQEHHAASGLTERVLKSTVTEEEAEKQVIEFVKRNIGTYTPLLAGNSVYVDFQFLKKYMPNLASLFSHVLVDVSSVKALCVRWFPRAKRLLKRNASIELWMTLRRA, encoded by the exons ATGTATCAAATCTCAAATGCCTTTTCATTGCTAAATTTGGATGTTGAAGATAGCCAGGATGAAACCCGAACTGATATTACTAATGGGGCCACCGGTAGAGTAAACAGAAAAG GTAAAGGGAAAGACAAATATGGCAGCCCAGGAGAGATGGAAGTACTTGAACATGAAAAAGGGGATCAGAAGTCAGTTTCAGCAGAGTACAAATTGCCTCTTGTATGGATTGACCTGGAGATGACCG GTTTGAATATTGAAGTTGATAGGATATTGGAGATTGCTTGTGTAGTTACAGATGGAAATTTGACGAATTCAATTGAG GGTCCGGATTTGGTTATAAATCAACCTAAGGAGTGTCTAGACAAAATGGGTGAATGGTGTCAAGAGCATCATGCagctagtg GTTTGACTGAGAGGGTGCTTAAGAGTACGGTCACTGAAGAAGAAGCTGAGAAACAG GTTATTGAATTTGTCAAGAGAAACATTGGCACATATACACCATTACTAGCAGGAAATTCAGTCTACGTGGATTTTCAATTTTTGAAG AAATACATGCCGAATCTGGCTAGTCTTTTTTCACATGTACTAGTTGATGTCAGCAGTGTCAAGGCATTGTGTGTTCGTTGGTTTCCAAGAG CAAAAAGGCTCCTAAAAAGGAATGCAAGCATAGAGCTATGGATGACATTAAGGAGAGCATAG